A genomic segment from Desulfurispirillum indicum S5 encodes:
- a CDS encoding proline--tRNA ligase yields the protein MRYSQAFLFTAKETPSDAEVISHQLMLRGGYIKKTAAGIYSYLPLAWRVLRKIENIIREEMTREGAEELMMPAALPAELWMESGRWQKYGPELLRFQDRHGRDFCIGPTHEEAITDIVRHAVSSYRHLPKNLYQIQTKFRDEIRPRFGLMRGREFIMKDGYSFDVDDEASATTYEKMYRAYSSIFRRCGLSFKAVEADSGQIGGSFSHEFMVLANSGEDGIASCSKCSYAANLEKAFNGNTYQCTPRGSTTGERVSTPGLSSMEQLSEFFGLPAAALVKSVAFMDEEGTLCLGFVRGDREVNQVKLERLSGKALHAADGEALAKAGVVAGYMGPINLPADTRYWLDPSLRSLDEIICGAGEADFHLRGLSPAVLDEKRFADISTVIEGDCCPRCHSELNILRGIEVGHVFRLGTVYSQSMKATYLDRNGKEQPMVMGCYGIGVGRTAAAAIEQNHDDKGIIWPMSIAPYQVVICTVNPSRDEQSRATADSLYERLAATCDVLYDDRDERPGVKFIDSELIGIPLRLTISQKTLEQSSVEITIRKSGEKYLHPLETISEEVARLIQQQMEACL from the coding sequence GTGCGCTACTCACAAGCATTTCTGTTTACAGCCAAGGAGACCCCATCCGACGCCGAAGTCATCAGCCACCAGCTCATGCTGCGCGGCGGCTACATAAAGAAGACGGCCGCCGGCATCTACTCCTACCTGCCCCTTGCCTGGCGGGTGCTGCGCAAGATAGAAAACATCATCCGCGAGGAGATGACACGGGAAGGCGCTGAAGAGCTGATGATGCCCGCCGCCCTGCCCGCCGAGCTGTGGATGGAAAGCGGGCGCTGGCAAAAATACGGGCCAGAGCTGCTGCGCTTTCAGGATCGCCACGGCCGCGACTTCTGCATCGGCCCGACCCACGAGGAGGCCATTACCGACATCGTGCGCCACGCCGTCAGCTCCTACCGCCACCTGCCCAAAAACCTCTACCAGATCCAGACCAAATTCCGTGACGAGATACGTCCACGCTTCGGCCTGATGCGCGGGCGCGAGTTCATCATGAAAGACGGATACAGCTTTGATGTGGACGATGAGGCTTCCGCCACTACCTACGAAAAGATGTACCGCGCCTACTCCAGTATCTTCCGGCGCTGCGGTCTCTCCTTCAAGGCCGTCGAAGCTGACTCGGGGCAGATCGGCGGCTCATTCTCCCATGAGTTCATGGTGCTGGCCAACTCGGGCGAAGACGGCATCGCCAGCTGCAGCAAGTGTTCGTACGCTGCCAACCTGGAAAAAGCCTTCAATGGCAATACCTATCAGTGCACTCCCCGTGGCAGCACCACCGGAGAAAGAGTCTCCACGCCGGGCCTGAGCTCCATGGAGCAGCTCTCAGAGTTCTTCGGCCTGCCAGCGGCAGCCCTGGTGAAGTCCGTCGCTTTCATGGACGAGGAGGGTACGCTCTGCCTCGGCTTTGTACGCGGCGACCGCGAGGTCAACCAGGTGAAGCTGGAGCGGCTCAGCGGCAAGGCCCTCCATGCCGCCGATGGCGAAGCCCTGGCCAAAGCCGGCGTCGTGGCTGGTTACATGGGGCCCATCAATCTGCCCGCCGATACCCGCTACTGGCTTGACCCGAGCCTGCGCTCACTGGATGAGATCATCTGCGGCGCTGGCGAAGCGGATTTCCATCTGCGCGGCCTCAGCCCCGCTGTCCTGGACGAAAAGCGCTTTGCCGATATCAGTACCGTCATCGAAGGCGACTGCTGCCCGCGCTGCCACAGCGAACTCAATATCCTGCGCGGCATCGAAGTCGGCCATGTTTTCCGCCTCGGCACGGTCTACTCCCAGTCCATGAAGGCTACCTACCTGGATCGCAACGGCAAGGAGCAACCCATGGTGATGGGCTGCTATGGCATCGGCGTCGGTCGCACGGCCGCAGCCGCCATTGAACAGAATCACGACGACAAGGGCATCATCTGGCCCATGTCCATTGCCCCCTATCAGGTGGTCATATGCACAGTGAACCCCTCCCGCGATGAACAGAGCCGCGCCACGGCCGACAGCCTGTACGAGCGTCTGGCAGCCACCTGCGATGTGCTCTATGATGACCGCGACGAGCGGCCAGGCGTGAAGTTCATCGACAGTGAGCTCATCGGCATCCCCCTGCGCCTGACCATCAGCCAGAAAACCCTGGAGCAGTCCAGCGTTGAAATCACCATCCGCAAAAGTGGCGAAAAATACCTGCACCCCCTGGAAACCATCAGCGAGGAAGTGGCTCGACTGATCCAGCAACAGATGGAGGCATGCCTGTGA
- the hisA gene encoding 1-(5-phosphoribosyl)-5-[(5-phosphoribosylamino)methylideneamino]imidazole-4-carboxamide isomerase, with translation MMVIPAIDLKDGNCVRLVQGDMQQATVFGDNPAAMATRWASAGAAMLHIVDLNGAFARKPVNQEAIKQIVSAINIPTELGGGIRNMETLHTVMELGITNPILGTVAVSDPEFVRQACAAYPGRVRVGIDAQNGMVAVNGWAEITDVRATELAKSLEDAGVEAIIYTDISRDGLMQGMNVEECANLARSISIPVIASGGLTSLDDIRRLKEHEHEGICGVIAGKAIYTGAIDLHEAIALAGE, from the coding sequence ATGATGGTAATACCCGCCATAGACCTTAAAGACGGAAATTGCGTACGCCTCGTACAGGGCGACATGCAGCAGGCAACCGTATTTGGCGACAACCCCGCTGCAATGGCCACCCGCTGGGCCAGCGCCGGAGCCGCCATGCTCCACATCGTCGACCTCAACGGCGCCTTCGCCCGCAAACCCGTCAACCAGGAAGCCATCAAGCAGATAGTCTCGGCCATCAATATACCAACAGAGCTGGGCGGCGGCATCCGCAACATGGAAACCCTGCACACCGTCATGGAGCTCGGCATTACCAACCCCATCCTGGGCACCGTGGCCGTCTCCGACCCCGAATTCGTGCGCCAGGCCTGCGCCGCCTACCCCGGCCGCGTTCGCGTGGGCATAGACGCCCAGAACGGCATGGTTGCCGTCAACGGTTGGGCCGAAATCACTGACGTACGCGCCACCGAACTGGCCAAATCCCTGGAAGACGCCGGAGTGGAAGCCATCATCTACACCGACATCTCCCGCGATGGCCTGATGCAGGGCATGAACGTGGAAGAGTGCGCCAACCTGGCCCGCAGCATCAGCATCCCCGTCATCGCCAGCGGCGGCCTGACCTCCCTGGACGACATCCGTCGCCTTAAAGAGCATGAACATGAAGGCATCTGCGGAGTCATCGCGGGCAAAGCGATCTATACCGGGGCCATCGACCTGCACGAGGCAATAGCGTTGGCAGGGGAGTGA
- the lgt gene encoding prolipoprotein diacylglyceryl transferase, giving the protein MQPVIVEIFGFSLRYYSLMYILAAFSGFLIMKKLVRERQLGIPTEKILDMVSFAFIGGIIGSRVYYVAFNWEYYAGDLLAMVAVWQGGLAIHGGLIGGAMAAWWYGKRQKFDLWHIADIAGLCVLLGQAFGRFGNFMNGDAHGIPTAMPWGVVFPPGSIAGNEFPGIPIHPVMLYEMLLNLFVFTVLFALRRHLVKGELFGWYLISYALIRSFTSTFRADDLLLAGIAVPYLASAIMFVLGAWIIWVRRKAYYG; this is encoded by the coding sequence ATGCAACCAGTTATTGTGGAAATATTCGGCTTTTCGCTGCGCTACTACAGCCTCATGTATATTCTTGCCGCCTTCAGTGGCTTTCTGATCATGAAGAAGCTTGTCCGGGAGCGGCAGCTGGGAATTCCCACCGAGAAGATCCTCGATATGGTCTCCTTTGCGTTTATCGGTGGCATTATCGGATCCCGCGTCTACTATGTGGCATTCAACTGGGAGTACTATGCTGGCGACCTGCTGGCCATGGTGGCTGTATGGCAGGGTGGGCTGGCGATTCACGGCGGTCTGATCGGTGGCGCCATGGCTGCCTGGTGGTACGGCAAACGCCAGAAGTTTGACCTGTGGCATATTGCCGATATCGCCGGCCTGTGCGTGCTGCTGGGCCAGGCCTTCGGACGCTTTGGCAATTTCATGAACGGCGATGCCCACGGCATTCCCACTGCCATGCCATGGGGAGTGGTATTCCCCCCTGGTTCCATCGCCGGTAACGAATTCCCCGGCATCCCCATTCATCCCGTCATGCTCTATGAGATGCTGCTCAACCTCTTTGTCTTCACGGTGCTCTTTGCCCTGCGTCGCCATTTGGTCAAGGGCGAGCTGTTTGGCTGGTACCTGATCAGCTACGCGCTGATTCGCAGCTTCACCTCCACATTCCGCGCCGACGATCTGCTGCTGGCCGGCATTGCTGTGCCCTACCTCGCCAGTGCCATTATGTTTGTCCTCGGCGCCTGGATTATCTGGGTGCGCAGAAAGGCGTACTATGGGTAA
- a CDS encoding UbiD family decarboxylase, with product MENLLRLDDYLTRLDSEHKIIHAVQGEYAPTLAARMALEQLRLGDQGCALQLHAPASAALPISLVLNTYSTEARLLRALGIGCADDLSRRVRQALDTLLQPSADWRTAWSALQEPRRQYQDRSAAFPHSLDQSASLALLPAQRNFPAETGSFLTAAVLFARDEANGITHAGIYRIGILGPRTATVHFLPGSDGERIFQRYRQREEPLPVHIALGVPASLLVAAAAPLPPQLDEISFAQWLGGPLPLVSMAGAEIPADAQIVLSGFLHPTEQQRESPFGNHTGYYTEPRPCPVFHLERMWLKARPVCQGIVTGRPPTESHVLGGVVERMLAPLLNHRLPGIVDFRFLPWGMYHGAALILLKPGTDVADILPLLRRLKPFVRSRLLVFVVSHDGLHWPPWQTALAGLDCQRGISLHDGCLVVNATGSASNGRALSTQRQKLLEQMRQKSVEFAFAWHGQQRRIAFCFASSFADARQAVEDSSPLAPDVVVVLSPHHRGGDDTTLFWRALNNVELSQGLCRVGDTLMLNALDTQPPRQPIPLW from the coding sequence ATGGAGAACCTTTTGCGACTGGACGACTACCTCACGCGCCTGGATTCAGAACACAAAATCATACACGCTGTCCAGGGTGAGTACGCCCCGACGCTGGCAGCCCGGATGGCCCTGGAGCAGCTGCGCCTCGGCGACCAGGGCTGCGCCTTGCAGCTGCATGCGCCAGCTTCAGCCGCGCTGCCCATCTCACTGGTGCTCAACACCTACTCCACCGAAGCGCGCCTGCTCAGGGCGCTGGGCATCGGTTGCGCCGATGACCTGAGCCGCAGGGTGCGTCAGGCCCTGGATACCCTGCTCCAGCCGTCAGCGGATTGGCGTACCGCCTGGAGCGCCCTGCAGGAGCCCCGGCGACAGTATCAGGACAGGAGTGCCGCATTTCCCCATAGCCTTGATCAATCCGCCTCCCTGGCGCTGCTGCCCGCCCAGCGCAATTTCCCCGCCGAGACGGGCAGCTTCCTGACCGCCGCAGTGCTCTTCGCCCGCGACGAGGCCAATGGCATCACCCACGCCGGCATCTACCGGATTGGTATTCTCGGCCCGCGAACGGCCACGGTGCATTTCCTGCCCGGCAGCGATGGCGAGCGGATCTTTCAGCGGTATCGCCAGCGCGAAGAGCCCCTGCCCGTGCATATTGCCCTGGGGGTGCCGGCATCCCTGCTGGTGGCCGCCGCCGCTCCCCTGCCACCCCAGTTGGATGAGATCAGCTTCGCCCAGTGGCTGGGTGGTCCCTTGCCCCTGGTCTCCATGGCAGGAGCAGAGATTCCCGCCGATGCGCAGATCGTGCTCAGCGGCTTTCTTCATCCCACCGAACAGCAACGGGAAAGCCCCTTCGGAAACCATACCGGCTACTATACCGAACCCCGACCCTGCCCGGTTTTTCACCTGGAACGCATGTGGCTGAAGGCGCGGCCCGTGTGTCAGGGCATTGTCACCGGCAGGCCGCCCACCGAGAGCCATGTGCTGGGCGGCGTGGTGGAGCGCATGCTTGCACCGCTGCTGAATCACAGGCTGCCAGGCATTGTGGATTTTCGCTTTCTCCCGTGGGGCATGTACCACGGTGCCGCCCTGATCCTGCTGAAACCCGGCACCGATGTCGCGGATATCCTTCCCCTGCTGCGCAGGCTGAAGCCCTTCGTCCGCTCGCGGCTGCTGGTCTTTGTGGTCAGCCATGACGGTCTTCATTGGCCACCATGGCAGACGGCGCTTGCCGGTCTGGACTGTCAGCGGGGAATTTCTCTGCATGACGGGTGTCTGGTGGTGAATGCCACCGGTTCTGCCAGCAATGGGCGGGCTTTGTCCACGCAGAGGCAAAAGCTCCTTGAGCAAATGCGACAAAAAAGTGTAGAATTCGCCTTTGCCTGGCACGGGCAGCAGAGGCGGATCGCCTTCTGCTTTGCGTCATCTTTTGCCGATGCCAGGCAAGCCGTGGAAGACAGCTCCCCACTGGCACCCGATGTGGTGGTGGTACTCAGTCCGCACCACCGTGGCGGTGACGATACGACCCTCTTCTGGCGAGCCCTGAATAACGTCGAGCTGTCCCAGGGGCTGTGCCGGGTTGGCGACACCCTGATGCTCAATGCCCTCGACACGCAGCCTCCCAGGCAACCCATTCCCCTGTGGTAG
- the ndk gene encoding nucleoside-diphosphate kinase, protein MSRTFAMIKPDAVERAISGKIIAKIEEAGFNIVAMKKVQLSLADAQAFYAVHKERPFFGELTEFMSRSPIIALAMEKPDAVAAWRKLMGATNPAEAEPGTIRKEFALSIGENAVHGSDSDENAAIEISFFFNHFEQV, encoded by the coding sequence ATGTCCAGAACCTTTGCCATGATTAAACCCGATGCCGTAGAACGCGCCATTTCCGGGAAAATTATCGCGAAAATTGAAGAAGCCGGCTTTAACATCGTCGCCATGAAAAAAGTTCAGCTGAGTCTTGCGGACGCCCAGGCGTTCTATGCCGTCCATAAAGAGCGTCCCTTCTTCGGTGAACTGACCGAGTTCATGAGCCGCTCTCCCATCATCGCCCTGGCGATGGAAAAACCCGACGCTGTCGCCGCCTGGCGCAAGCTCATGGGAGCCACAAACCCCGCTGAAGCGGAACCCGGCACCATTCGTAAGGAGTTCGCCCTCAGCATTGGCGAAAACGCGGTGCATGGTTCTGACAGCGATGAAAACGCCGCCATAGAGATCAGTTTCTTCTTCAACCACTTCGAACAGGTGTAA
- the hisH gene encoding imidazole glycerol phosphate synthase subunit HisH gives MGSTPRVGIFDYGIGNLRSVQKAFEVQGVEAHLYTTAEQLQQCDKLVLPGVGAFGDCMKGLEASGLRPLAEQWIADGKPLLGICVGFQMLLERSHEFGTHQGLGVIKGEVKPFRGAVSAELKIPQMGWNTVRFLQPSVLTQGLAEQEHFYFVHSFYCDVQEPGAILGQTEYGITYCTALQKGRLYGTQFHPEKSSAAGLQILKNFAEKG, from the coding sequence ATGGGCAGCACCCCCCGCGTTGGCATCTTCGACTACGGCATCGGCAACCTGCGCAGCGTCCAGAAAGCCTTTGAAGTTCAGGGCGTCGAAGCCCACCTCTACACCACCGCCGAACAGCTGCAGCAGTGCGACAAACTGGTGCTGCCCGGAGTCGGCGCCTTCGGCGACTGCATGAAGGGCCTGGAAGCCTCCGGCCTGCGCCCCCTGGCTGAGCAGTGGATCGCCGACGGCAAGCCCCTGCTCGGCATCTGCGTCGGTTTTCAGATGCTGCTGGAGCGCTCCCACGAATTTGGCACCCACCAAGGGCTGGGAGTCATCAAAGGCGAAGTCAAACCCTTTCGCGGCGCCGTCTCCGCCGAACTGAAAATCCCCCAGATGGGCTGGAACACCGTGCGTTTTCTGCAGCCCAGTGTCCTGACCCAGGGTCTGGCAGAGCAGGAGCACTTCTACTTCGTCCACTCCTTCTACTGCGACGTGCAGGAACCCGGAGCCATCCTGGGCCAGACCGAATACGGCATCACCTACTGCACCGCCCTGCAGAAAGGCCGCCTCTACGGCACCCAGTTCCACCCCGAAAAATCCTCCGCCGCCGGACTCCAGATACTCAAAAATTTCGCAGAAAAAGGATAA
- a CDS encoding lipopolysaccharide assembly protein LapA domain-containing protein, translating to MSILKNLVRFALLAYLIVFAYLNSGSVLIALYPGEERDVPAVLLVIAAIAIGAAVMYLTMIIDQLHLKAEIKRKQKRLHQLEDENRKLKEVTVEKIPVEIPKGHSEHADTTQD from the coding sequence GTGAGTATTCTCAAAAACCTTGTGCGCTTTGCGTTACTGGCGTACCTGATCGTTTTCGCCTACCTGAACAGCGGCTCCGTGCTCATCGCCCTCTACCCCGGCGAAGAGCGTGACGTACCTGCCGTGCTGCTGGTCATTGCCGCTATTGCCATCGGAGCGGCGGTTATGTATCTTACCATGATCATAGACCAGCTCCACCTGAAGGCCGAAATCAAGAGGAAGCAAAAACGCCTGCACCAACTGGAAGACGAGAACCGCAAACTCAAAGAAGTCACCGTTGAAAAAATTCCTGTGGAAATACCAAAAGGACATTCGGAGCATGCTGACACGACTCAAGACTAA
- a CDS encoding bacteriohemerythrin — translation MARWNIPECQWSDELLTHNESIDAQHRELVKRMGQCIASLNAPHEFSFEEELEILDLVVFLLDYVIAHFSHEERIMIESDFPDFLSHRIAHSYYITRLVEFKNRFKQEGFNEGLAEVFHREIVEWLVNHIKYDDRRIASWSQSGVAHKPSPRHL, via the coding sequence ATGGCACGATGGAATATCCCCGAATGTCAGTGGAGCGATGAGCTGCTGACCCACAATGAGAGTATTGACGCGCAGCACCGGGAACTGGTGAAGCGGATGGGGCAGTGCATTGCCTCCCTGAACGCGCCCCACGAGTTTTCCTTTGAAGAAGAGCTGGAAATTCTGGATCTTGTGGTGTTTTTGCTGGATTACGTGATTGCGCACTTTTCCCATGAAGAGCGCATTATGATTGAGAGTGATTTTCCCGATTTCCTCTCCCACCGCATAGCTCACAGCTACTACATCACGCGTCTGGTGGAATTCAAGAACCGCTTTAAACAGGAAGGCTTCAATGAAGGGCTCGCTGAAGTCTTTCACCGGGAGATCGTGGAGTGGCTGGTGAATCACATCAAGTATGATGATCGGCGCATTGCCAGCTGGAGTCAGTCCGGGGTTGCGCACAAACCGTCTCCCCGTCACCTCTGA
- a CDS encoding chemotaxis protein CheD, with translation MREHIVDIGSYLLSSHLDDVLATRSLVSNVAICVHDQQRRLGGLFHFALPECTISDNNPYLYGIPGLALFFEACYGAGMDPGRIRIGLAGGGGLPGNPVSSGLGSHNRRVLLDFLKKERLPIAAASLGQAADACSLRLHIGTGKIMTFRIGCSEEEPL, from the coding sequence ATGCGTGAACACATTGTGGATATTGGCTCTTATCTCCTCTCCAGCCATCTGGACGATGTATTGGCAACACGCTCACTGGTGTCCAATGTGGCCATCTGCGTTCACGACCAGCAACGACGCCTCGGTGGCCTCTTTCACTTTGCCCTGCCTGAATGCACCATCTCCGACAACAACCCATATCTCTACGGAATTCCTGGGCTGGCCCTCTTTTTTGAAGCCTGTTATGGCGCCGGCATGGATCCTGGAAGAATCCGCATCGGCCTTGCCGGTGGCGGCGGACTGCCGGGAAACCCGGTTTCATCGGGACTGGGAAGCCATAACCGTCGGGTACTGCTGGATTTTCTGAAAAAAGAGCGACTCCCCATAGCCGCCGCCAGCCTCGGTCAGGCCGCTGATGCCTGCTCCCTGCGCCTGCATATCGGTACGGGAAAAATCATGACCTTTCGCATTGGATGTTCTGAGGAGGAACCCCTATGA
- the hisB gene encoding imidazoleglycerol-phosphate dehydratase HisB, protein MTRTASIARKTRETEIHLQLDLDTTPEAASIRTPVGFFTHMMEAFAKHSGFGLTLSVEGDVHVDDHHSVEDTGICLGQAFQEAAADKSGMARFGWAVIPMDESLVEVSVDFGGRPCFVMNGFEITGKVGSFDVELVREFFAAVAASADMNLHINVRYGTNKHHIIEACFKAFAHACRQALARNRDGVLSTKGVL, encoded by the coding sequence ATGACACGCACCGCGTCCATTGCAAGAAAGACCCGCGAAACGGAAATCCACCTGCAGCTGGATCTTGATACCACGCCTGAAGCCGCGTCAATTCGCACCCCCGTCGGCTTTTTCACCCATATGATGGAAGCCTTTGCCAAACACTCCGGCTTTGGCCTCACACTCAGCGTTGAAGGGGATGTGCACGTGGACGACCACCACAGCGTGGAAGACACGGGCATCTGCCTCGGCCAGGCCTTTCAGGAAGCCGCCGCTGACAAGTCGGGCATGGCCCGCTTTGGCTGGGCCGTCATCCCCATGGACGAAAGCCTGGTGGAAGTGAGTGTGGACTTTGGCGGACGCCCCTGCTTCGTCATGAACGGCTTTGAAATCACCGGCAAGGTGGGCAGCTTTGACGTGGAGCTGGTGCGCGAATTCTTCGCCGCCGTGGCCGCCAGTGCCGACATGAACCTGCACATCAACGTGCGTTATGGCACCAACAAGCACCACATCATCGAAGCCTGCTTCAAAGCCTTTGCCCACGCCTGCCGGCAGGCCCTGGCCCGCAACCGCGACGGTGTGCTCTCCACTAAGGGAGTCCTCTGA
- a CDS encoding HDOD domain-containing protein, translating into MKPLTLEELLQNINTLPPIPSLVIHVLELLDDKNSDTRLISDQLACDPALTASILAVCNSGYYSVRQEITSIQMAISYLGRNTIKRILITSLVSRYYQNLPKGYEAYPGQLWEHCIAVAIFAELLGEHSAQLNRDTLFTVGLLHDVGKIVLNSLLHEEYQKVLEITRQNSRPFEEVERELFGFTHGEAGAYLLEKWKMPSVFIDVARHHCSPAPSHAPEVHVVAAANTMARSMGLGTDIYIVECAPDHPLLDKISQQEGLMEDLIARFQQSFQRTSELYRNAVK; encoded by the coding sequence ATGAAGCCCTTGACCCTGGAAGAGTTACTGCAGAATATCAACACCCTTCCTCCCATCCCCAGCCTGGTCATCCATGTGCTTGAGCTGCTGGACGACAAAAACTCCGACACGCGGCTTATTTCCGACCAGCTGGCCTGCGACCCGGCGCTGACGGCGTCCATCCTGGCGGTGTGCAATTCCGGCTACTACTCCGTGCGCCAGGAGATTACCAGCATCCAGATGGCCATCTCCTACCTGGGACGCAATACCATCAAGCGGATTCTCATCACTTCACTGGTCAGTCGTTACTATCAGAATCTGCCCAAAGGATACGAGGCATATCCCGGCCAGCTCTGGGAGCACTGCATCGCGGTGGCGATTTTCGCCGAACTGCTGGGCGAGCACTCAGCTCAGCTCAACCGCGACACGCTCTTCACCGTGGGTCTGCTCCACGATGTGGGGAAAATCGTCCTCAACAGCCTGCTCCATGAGGAGTATCAGAAAGTTCTGGAAATAACCCGGCAGAACTCACGGCCCTTTGAGGAGGTGGAAAGGGAATTGTTCGGATTCACCCACGGCGAAGCGGGTGCCTACCTGCTGGAAAAGTGGAAAATGCCTTCGGTTTTTATCGATGTGGCGCGTCACCACTGCTCGCCAGCGCCATCACACGCCCCCGAGGTGCACGTGGTGGCAGCCGCCAACACCATGGCACGTTCCATGGGCCTTGGCACCGATATATATATCGTCGAGTGCGCACCCGATCACCCGCTGCTGGACAAAATCTCCCAGCAAGAAGGGCTGATGGAAGATCTCATCGCCCGCTTCCAGCAATCGTTCCAGCGTACCAGCGAGCTCTATCGCAACGCGGTGAAATAA
- a CDS encoding GGDEF domain-containing protein produces MGKYAHLKGEISGLSRQALTRLREEGLPATPDYFQIFFEHYAGVNPALSRDIHALESIDETSLDVLYQRHFPAVDGQSLKLQEESQKMVALILERLSATLDQFGDDRQQKLESLKEQVSQGHVSLETAVHILGDEIGAVAREYGKMRSSLQESLHRMEALRQRYEELGQRARRDFLTGLLNRQVLEEMLQEICLGEHRHPLGLVAMDIDNFKEINDTYGHLCGDSVLKLFARKLGEYVRRDDLVFRFGGEEFIVILPQTNLAATYQLAEHIRRHIAEHVFHLEAGGQLSADISLRLTASFGAASHVAGESHESLLARADQAMYASKRAGRNRTTIAAHPEHP; encoded by the coding sequence ATGGGTAAGTATGCCCACCTGAAAGGGGAGATATCCGGCCTTTCGCGCCAGGCACTGACCCGTCTGCGCGAAGAGGGTCTGCCTGCTACCCCCGACTACTTTCAGATTTTTTTCGAGCATTATGCCGGGGTGAACCCTGCGCTTTCCCGCGATATTCACGCGCTGGAATCCATCGACGAGACTTCGCTGGATGTTCTGTACCAGCGGCACTTTCCCGCCGTCGATGGGCAGAGTCTCAAACTCCAGGAGGAGAGCCAGAAGATGGTGGCGCTCATACTCGAGCGCCTTTCCGCCACCCTTGACCAGTTTGGTGACGATCGCCAGCAGAAGCTGGAATCACTGAAGGAACAGGTCAGCCAGGGTCATGTCAGCCTGGAAACAGCTGTTCACATCCTGGGCGATGAGATCGGCGCCGTGGCCCGGGAGTACGGCAAGATGCGCAGCTCCCTGCAGGAGTCATTACACCGTATGGAAGCCCTGCGACAACGCTATGAGGAACTGGGACAGCGTGCCAGACGGGATTTCCTGACGGGCCTGCTCAACCGCCAGGTGCTGGAGGAGATGCTTCAGGAGATCTGCCTTGGAGAGCACCGTCATCCCCTGGGTCTGGTAGCCATGGATATAGACAACTTCAAGGAGATCAACGATACCTACGGGCACCTCTGTGGGGACAGTGTCCTGAAGCTCTTTGCCCGGAAACTCGGCGAATACGTGCGTCGTGATGACCTGGTATTCCGCTTCGGGGGCGAGGAATTTATCGTCATCCTGCCGCAGACCAACCTGGCGGCGACCTATCAGCTTGCCGAGCACATTCGCCGTCATATTGCGGAGCATGTCTTCCACTTGGAAGCAGGCGGTCAGCTCAGCGCTGACATCTCACTGCGCCTGACAGCCAGTTTTGGCGCCGCGAGTCATGTTGCCGGCGAGAGCCACGAATCTCTCCTGGCCCGGGCCGACCAGGCCATGTATGCCTCAAAACGCGCTGGCAGGAATCGCACCACCATTGCCGCGCATCCGGAACACCCGTAA
- a CDS encoding MBL fold metallo-hydrolase, with amino-acid sequence MQYHVFAVGPLEANCAVLFESPSGDAVVIDPGGDANTITRFLDEHHLTPRYFLHTHGHFDHVGALSALKKKYPDATYLIHQQDETLAMHADKTAQLYGLQALPATAADAYLSAETSLQLGASQITVIETPGHTPGGVCFYLNEENLLFSGDTLFQGSIGRTDLPGGNYDQLIHSIRTKLFGLPDEVVVIPGHGPRTSIGAEKKHNPFFRYM; translated from the coding sequence TTGCAGTATCATGTTTTTGCCGTTGGTCCGCTTGAAGCAAACTGTGCCGTTCTCTTCGAAAGCCCTTCCGGGGATGCCGTTGTCATTGACCCCGGCGGCGATGCCAACACCATAACCCGCTTTCTTGACGAACACCACCTCACCCCCCGCTACTTTCTCCATACCCATGGCCACTTTGACCATGTCGGCGCCCTGAGCGCTCTGAAAAAGAAGTATCCCGACGCCACCTACCTGATCCACCAGCAGGACGAGACGCTGGCCATGCACGCCGACAAGACCGCGCAGCTCTACGGGCTGCAGGCCCTGCCCGCCACGGCGGCCGACGCCTACCTCTCTGCGGAGACATCGCTGCAGCTGGGAGCCAGTCAGATCACCGTCATTGAAACCCCCGGCCACACCCCCGGCGGCGTCTGTTTCTACCTCAACGAGGAAAATCTGCTGTTCTCCGGCGACACGCTCTTCCAGGGCAGCATCGGGCGCACTGACCTGCCCGGCGGAAACTACGACCAGCTGATCCACTCCATCAGAACCAAGCTCTTTGGGCTGCCCGATGAGGTAGTGGTGATCCCCGGCCACGGCCCCCGCACCTCCATCGGCGCGGAAAAGAAGCATAACCCTTTTTTCCGATACATGTAA